Below is a window of Micromonospora chersina DNA.
GCGCATCGACTGGCTGTTCGACTGGTGGGCCCGGATCGACAGGTGGATCGCCGCCAACCGGGACGGCGTCGCCGCCGAGTAGCGGCCGGTTCGGTGCGCGTGCAGCGGACCGGCCGGAACGCCACGTAGGGTGCGCTGGTGGAGCAGATCTGCGTGGTGACGACGGTGGTGGACGCCCGCTCGGTCGCGGACGTGCTGGCGGCCGCGGCCGTCGCCGGCCGGCTGGCGGCGTGCGCCCAGGTCGGCGGGCAGGTGGACAGCACCTACTGGTGGCAGTCGGCGATCCAGACCACCGCCGAGTGGTCGGTCCAGTTCAAGACCGCGCCGGACCGGGTGGACGCGCTCGTCGACCAGCTTCGCGCCAACCACCCGTACGAGGTGCCGGAGATCCTGGTCACCCGGGTGGAGAGCGGCAACCCGGACTACGCGGCCTGGGTGCACGACCACAGCCGCCCCTAGGTACGCCTACTCTGTCCGCCCGCTCCGCCGGTCACGATGCTGGCGGGGTGGAGAACACCGGCTACCCCTGCCCCGGCTGCGGCGCCCCCGCCGACCTCGCCTCCGGCTGTCCCGGCTGCGGCCGGCCGCCGTACCCGCCCGCCGCCGAGGTCGTCACGCTGGACCGGGAGATCGCCGGGCTGACGCCGCGGGTCGAGGCGGCCCGGATCGCGTACCAGGAGCTGTCCGGCCGGCTGTCGACGGCCCGGCAGCGGCGCGCCGAACTGGCCGCCCGGATCCGCCTGGAGATCCCGGCGCCGCGCCCGGTCGCGCCCGCGCCGCCGGTGCGCCCGCAGCCGGCCCCCGTCCCGGTACGCCCCGGCGGGGCGGAGACCTCCACCCGCGCGGTGCAGAGCCTGCTCTTCGTCCTCGGTGGACTGCTGCTCGGCACCGCGGCGGTGGTCTTCACGGCGGTCGCCTGGGCCGCGTTCGGGATCGCCGGGCGGGCGCTGATCCTGCTCGCCTTCACCGCCCTCGCCCTCGCCGCGCCCCTGGTGGCCCGGACGCGCGGGCTGCGCGGCACGGCCGAGACGTTCGCCGCCGTGGGCCTGCTCCTGGTGCTCCTCGACGGGTACGCCGCCTGGTCGGTGGACCTGTTCGGGGTGGCCGGCTGGCCGGGCAGCCGGTACGCCGCGCTGGTCGGGGGGATCGGCGCGTCGGTCGCGGCCGGGTACGCGCGGCTGAGCCGGCTGACCGTGCCCTGGTTCGCGGCGCTGCTGACCGCCCAGCCGGTGCTGCCCCTGGCCGCGGTGGCCGCCGAGCCGTCCCCGGCCGGCTGGGCGCTGGTCCTGACCGCGGTGGCGCTGGGCGACCTCGTGGTGGTGGTCGCCCTGCGCGGCCGGGTCGCCCGGAACGCGCCGTCCGCGGTGCTCGCCGGCTGGGTGCTCGCCTGGGTCGGCCACGGCGTCGCGCTCGCCCTGGCGGCCGGCTGCGCGCTCGTGCCCCTGGTCCTCGGGCGGGCGGCCGGCACGCCGCTGCTGGCCGGCGGCCCGCTGCTGGTGGTGGCGCTCGCCCTGTTCGCCGGCGCGCTGGCGGCGGGCGGCCGTACCCACCGGCTGGTCAGCGCCGGGCTGCTGGTGCCGGTCGTGGCCACCGCGCTGATCCGGCCGGTCGCCGCGCTGCGCCCCGGGTTGCTGCTGCTCGCCGCGGGCATCGTGGTGGTCGCGCTGGCCGGCGCGGTCCGGGCGCTTCCGGCGGGGCTGCGGACCGGCCCCCGGCTCGGCGCCTTCCTGGTGGCCGCCGGCCTGGGCCAGGTCGCCACCGTCCTCACCGGGCTGGTCGCCGCGGCCACCGCGGCCGCCGCCCTCCCGCCCTGGCAGGGCGGCCGGACCGCCGAGGTCCCGTCCTGGGGATGGCAGCTCCCGGTGGCCGTGCTGCTCACCGCCGGGGCCGTCGCCCTGCTGGCGCCCCGGGTCGGCCGCCCGCTGGTCGGGGTGGTCGGTGGCGCCCTGGCCGTGCTGGCCGCGCCGGCCGTGACGGCCACCCCGTGGCCGCTGGTGCTGGTCGCCGACCTGGCGGCGGCCACCGCGCTGCTGCTGGTGGTGGTCGCCCGGCCGCGCCGGCGGAACCCGACAGTGGTGGTCACCGCGCTCACCGCGGCCGTCCTGCTCGGGCACGCCCTGCTGGTCGGCTGCGCCGCGCCGGCCGGCGCGGGCGCGGTGCTCGCCGTCCTGGCCGTGCTCGGCGCCGTCGTGGCGGCGCAGGGCCGCCGGGGCCGGGGCGCGCAGCCGGTCATCGCCGGCGTGGCGCTGGCCGTGGCGCTGCTCGCCGTGCCCGCCGGGGTGGCCGTCGCGCTGCTCGGCCTGGGCGCGCCGGCCTGGTGGCAGCTCCGCGCCGGGACGGCCGCCGTCGCGCTGCCGGTGGCCGCCGTCCTCGCCGTCCGTCGCCACTGGCCCGACCTGCACGGGTACGCCTCGGCCGGCCTCGCCGTCGCCCTCGCGGCGGTCGGTCTCGGGCCGCTTGTCGTGCCGGGTGCGGAGTCCATGGCGCTCTACGCCGCCGTCGGCGCGCTGCTGGCGCTGGCCGCCGGAGGCGGCGCCCGGCCCGGTCCCGCCCCGGAGGCGGCCGGGGTCGCGCTGGCCGGCCTGGCGCTCCTCGCCGCCGCCCCGGTCGCCCTCGCGGTGCTGCTGGACCTGCCCGTCCGGCCCTGGTCCGGGGTGCCCGCCGTCGAGCCCGTGCCGGGGGCGGCCCGCGCCGGGCTGGTGCTGGTGCTGCTCGGGGCGGTCGCGGCGGCGTACGCCCGGATCGCGACGCCGGGCCGCCGCGCCGCGGCGGACGCGCCGACCTGGTGGCTGCCCGCGCTGGCCGCGCTGCCGTTCGGCGCGGTGGCCGTGCCGGTGCTGCTGGCGGCGGCCGGCGCGCCCTGGCCGGTGGTGCCCGGCCTGGTCTTCGGGGCCGGGGTGGCCGCGCTGCTGCTGGCCGCGCTGGCGGGTCCGCGCCCGGCGGCGCTGCCGGTCCTGCTGCCGCTGGGGGTCGTCCTCACCGCCCCCGGGCTCGGTGGCCTCCTCGCCACCCGGGCCGGGACCCTGGCCGGGCTGGGCGTGCTGGTCGTCGCGGCCGCCGTGGCGGGGGCGGCCGGCCGGCCGGCCGAGGTCCGGCTCGTCGGCTGGCTGGGCGCCGTGGCGGCGGCCACCGGTTTCGCGGTCACCGCGGCGCTGGCCGGCGGGCTGCCGCTGCGTACCGCCGGGTTCGCGGTGCTGGCCGTCGCGGCGGTGACCCTGCACGCCACGCCGACCCTGCGAACCCGCACCGCCCGCGCGGGCGGGCCGGCAGGGGCCCTGGCGCTGGAGGCGGCGGCACAGGCGGTCGCCCTGCTGGGGCTGCTGCTCACCGTCGGCGCGCTGCGGCACGCGGCGGCGGTCTGCGTGCTGTGGGGCCTGGCCGTGGCGGTCCGGGTGCTGCGCCGGGGCGAGACGCCGGCCCGGCGGTGGGGCTTCGCCGCGGTCGCGGGCGGCAGCGAACTGCTCGGCGGGTGGCTGCTGCTGGCCGCGGGCGGGGTGACGGTGCTGGAGGCGTACACCCTGCCGGCGGCGGCGCTCGCCCTCGGCGCGGGCCTGCTGGCGCTGCGGTCCCGGCCCGGGCTGAACAGCTGGCTGGCGCTCGGCCCCGGCCTCGGCGCGGCGCTGCTGCCGAGCCTCGTCTCGGTGCTGGCCGCGCCGGACCCGCAGCCGGCCCGCCGGCTCGCCCTCGGCCTCGTGGCGCTCGGCGCGGTGCTCGGTGGTGCGACCCGGCGCTGGCAGGCACCGGTCCTGCTGGGCGCGGCGACCCTGGTCCCGCTGGCCCTGCACGAGCTGGCCCGGGGCTGGGACCTGCTGCCCCGCTGGATCTTCCTGGGCCTGGGCGGCCTGGCGCTGATCGCCCTCGCCGCCACCTACGAGCGGCGCCGGCGGGACCTGGCCCGGCTCCGGGCCGCCGTGGGCGGGATGAGGTAGGGCTAGCACCACCCCGAGCTGGGGGGTTGCCAGGATTACGCAGAGCGATCGATCAGCGCAGAATCGGTTACGCAGAGTCGCGCCGCCGGCGTGGCACACCGACCGAGGAGCGGGGATCGGATGACCTCATCGACGTTGACGGCGCCGGCGGCGCGGCGGGGCAGCGACTACGCGCGGCTGTCCCGCCGGGTCGCCGCCGCGGGCCTGTTCGACAGGCGACCCGGCCGGTACGCGGCCCGGATCGGGATCACCCTGGGCGCCTTCCTGGCCGGCTGGGCCGTGGTGGTGGCGGTGGGCGACTCCTGGTGGCAGCTGCCGCTGGCGGCGCTCATGGCGGTGGCCACCACCCAGGTGGCGTTCCTCGGGCACGACGCCGGCCACCGGCAGATGTTCCGCCGGCGCGGCCCCAGTGAGGTCGCCGGCCTGGTCGCCGGGAACCTCGCGGTCGGGCTGAGCTACGGCTGGTGGGTGGACAAGCACAACCGGCACCACGCCAACCCCAACCACGCCGACGAGGACCCCGACGTGGGGGCGGGCGCGCTGGTCTGGACGTACGAGCAGGCGACGGCGACCCGGGGCCTGAGCCGGTGGATGGCCCGGCGGCAGGCGTGGCTGTTCTTCCCGCTGCTGCTGCTGGAGGGGCTGGCGCTGCACGTGGCCAGCGTGCGGGCGCTGGTCGGCCGGGAGCCGGACGGCCGGTGGCGCACCCCGGTCCGGCACCGCGCCGTGGAGGGGCTGCTGCTCGCGGCGCACGCGGTCGGCTACCTCGGCCTGCTGTTCGCCGTGATGTCGCCCGGCCGGGCGCTGCTCTTCGCGGCCGTCCACCAGGGGCTGTGGGGCCTCTACATGGGTTGTGCCTTCGCCCCGAACCACAAGGGGATGCCGATGCCCACCGCCGAGGACGACCTCGACTTCCTGCGCAAGCAGGTGCTCACCTCGCGCAACGTGCGTGGCGGGCGGTTCGTCGACGTGGCGCTGGGCGCGCTCAACTACCAGATCGAGCACCACCTCTTCCCGAACATGCCCCGGGCCAACCTGCGGCGGGCCCGGCCGATCGTCCGCGCCTACTGCGCCGAGCAGGGCATCCCGTACGTGGAGACCGGCCTGTTCGAGTCGTACCGGCAGGCGCTCGCGCACCTGCACGAGGTGGGCCGCCCGCTGCGTCGGGGTTGAGCCCGGCGAGCGGCGGGGGTCGATGGCCGGCGTGCGTCGAGCTGCGCCGGTCGGCCCTGCCGGTAGGGTCGTCGCATGGCAGACCTGCTCACCGCGACGGCGGTGCGAGCCGAGGCGGGGCGGCCGGCCCCGACCCGGCGGACCGACGACACCGTCCGGAGCGCGGCATGAGATTCGAGATCAGCAAGGTGCTCGACGCGATCGAGGGTCGGGTGTGCACCGATCCCTCGCTGGCCCGGGCGGTGGTCGACCTGGCCGAGGTGATCCGCTGGCAGGACCTGGACGGCGGGCGGCCGGCCAGCCTGCTGCGGCTCGGCATGGTGATCGACGCGCTGTCCCGGCAGTTGGAGGAGGACAGCGTCCCGGTCTACGCGATCGTGCACCGGGCCCTGCTCTCCGACGCGGACCTGACCTCCAACGAGCGGATGGTGGTCCGGCGCTGGGCCGACGACGGGTTGGTCGAGGTGCTCGACCAGCCGGGGGACCGGATGCTGGAGGTGGCCGACCTGCTCGGCCTGCCGGTGCTCAGCCGGGTCCGGTTCGACGGGCTGGGCGGCCGCTGGCCGTGGCTCGGCCAGGCCGGCCGGGTGCTCGCCCCGGTGCCCGGCGCCGGCGGCCCGGTCTTCATCGCGCACGTCGGCGGCGGGCAGACCCCGGCCTCCGGCAGCCGCTCGCCGGCCGGCGCGAAACTGCTCGCCCGGCAGTGGCGCTGCCCCGAGCCGGGCTGCGCGCTGTTCGGCGGCGGTGGGGGCGGAGGCGCCTTCGCCGACCTGGCCCGGGTGGACCGCGCCCCGGCCGGGCAGCCGCCACCCACGCTGCGCAACGGCGTGCCCAGCTGCCCCCGGCACGGCACCCGGCTCGGCGACGCCGGGCCGCGGCCGCGTACCGCGGTGCTGGCCGTGCGGATCGGCGGGCTGGTCCGGCGGCGGTTCGTGCTCACCGAGACCCAGCCGGTGCTGGTCGGGCGGGCGCCGGACGCGAACGGCGGCGTCGTGCTCGGCCAGTGGCTCAACGACGAGGCGCGGCGCTGGATCAGCCGCAACCACGTCCGGTTCGAACTGCGGGTGGGCGAGGTGATCGTGACCGACACCAGCACCAACGGCTCGGGTGTGCGGCCGGGCGGCTCGATGGCCGAGCCGGACCGGATCCCGCTGGCCCCGCAGCAGTCCCGGGTGCTGGGCGACGGCGACCTCGTCGAGCTCTACCCGGGCGTGCAGATCGGCCGCGCCGACGAGGTGACAAGCGACGCGAAGTTCAGCCCGACCTCGGTGATGGCCGAGGCGCCGACCATGGCGATGCGGCTGCCGCGTCCCTGACGCGAAACGGAAAGGGCGCCGGGACCGTCGTGGTCCCGGCGCCCTTTCTCAGGTACGCGGATCAGCCGGCCAGCACGGCGGCGAGCTGCGCCACCGCGTGGTCGATCTCCTCCTCGGTGATCACCAGCGGCGGGGCGAGCCGGATGGTCGAGCCGTGGGTGTCCTTGGCCAGGACGCCGCGCTCCATCAGCCGCTCGCAGGCCTCCCGGCCGGTCATGAGCGCCGGGTCGATGTCCAGGCCGGCCCAGAGGCCCCGGCCCCGGACCGCCACCAGGCCCTTGCCCACCAGCCCGCGCAGGCCGGCGTGCAGCCGCTCGCCCAGCTCGGCCGAGCGGCGCTGGAACTCGCCGGTGGCCAGCAGCCGGACCACCTCGGTGGCGACCGCGCAGGCCAGCGGGTTGCCGCCGAAGGTCGAGCCGTGCTGGCCCGGCTTGAGCACCCCGAGCACGTCGGCGTTCGCGGCGACCGCCGAGACCGGCACGATGCCGCCGCCGAGCGCCTTGCCCAGCAGGTACATGTCCGGGACGACGCCCTCGTGCTCGCAGGCGAAGGTGGCGCCGGTGCGACCCAGGCCCGACTGGATCTCGTCGGCGATGAAGAGCACGTTCCGGTCGGTGCAGACCTGGCGGACGCCCGGCAGGTAGCCCTCCGGCGGCACCACGACGCCCTGCTCGCCCTGGATCGGCTCCAGCAGCACGGCCACGGTGTTCTCGTCGATCGCGGCGGTCAGCGCGGCCAGGTCGCCGTAGGGGACCACGGTGAAGCCCGGCGTGTACGGCCCGAAGTCGGCGCGCGCGTCCTCGTCGGTGGAGAAGCTGACGATGGTGGTGGTCCGGCCGTGGAAGTTCCCCTCGGCGACCACGATGTTGGCCTGGCCCGGGGTGACGCCCTTGACCTGGTAGCCCCACTTGCGGGCGACCTTGATGCCGGTCTCCACCGCCTCGGCGCCGGTGTTCATCGGCAGGACCAGGTCCTTGCCGCAGAGCGCGGCCAGCTCGCGGCAGAAGTCGGCGAACTGGTCGTGGATGAACGCGCGGCTGGTCAGGGTGAGCCGGTCGAGCTGCGCGTGCGCGGCCTCGATCAGCTTCGGGTGCCGGTGGCCGAAGTTCAGCGCCGAGTAGCCGGCCAGGCAGTCCAGGTAGCGCCGGCCGTCCACGTCGGTCAGCCAGGAGCCCTCGGCCGACGAGATCACCACGGGCAGCGGGTGGTAGTTGTGCGCCGTGTGACGCTCCGCGTCCCGTACCGCGGAGGGCGTCCGCAGCATGTCGTCGATGATCACTTGATTGCCTTTCCCTGACGGAGTCGCAACGTGCAGCACTTCGGTCCGCCGCCGGCCTTGCGCAGCTCGGACAGGTCGACACCGATGGTCTCGTAGCCCCGGTCGCGCAGCTTCGCGGCCAGGTCGGTGGCCTGCGCGGGCAGCACCACGTGGCGCCCGTCGCTGACCGCGTTCAGCCCCAGCACCTCGGCGTCGGCCATGGTGGCGTGGACCGCGTCCGGGAAGAGCCGGCGCAGCACCGCCCGGCTGCCCGGGGAGAACGCCTC
It encodes the following:
- the cutA gene encoding divalent-cation tolerance protein CutA; its protein translation is MEQICVVTTVVDARSVADVLAAAAVAGRLAACAQVGGQVDSTYWWQSAIQTTAEWSVQFKTAPDRVDALVDQLRANHPYEVPEILVTRVESGNPDYAAWVHDHSRP
- a CDS encoding SCO7613 C-terminal domain-containing membrane protein, encoding MENTGYPCPGCGAPADLASGCPGCGRPPYPPAAEVVTLDREIAGLTPRVEAARIAYQELSGRLSTARQRRAELAARIRLEIPAPRPVAPAPPVRPQPAPVPVRPGGAETSTRAVQSLLFVLGGLLLGTAAVVFTAVAWAAFGIAGRALILLAFTALALAAPLVARTRGLRGTAETFAAVGLLLVLLDGYAAWSVDLFGVAGWPGSRYAALVGGIGASVAAGYARLSRLTVPWFAALLTAQPVLPLAAVAAEPSPAGWALVLTAVALGDLVVVVALRGRVARNAPSAVLAGWVLAWVGHGVALALAAGCALVPLVLGRAAGTPLLAGGPLLVVALALFAGALAAGGRTHRLVSAGLLVPVVATALIRPVAALRPGLLLLAAGIVVVALAGAVRALPAGLRTGPRLGAFLVAAGLGQVATVLTGLVAAATAAAALPPWQGGRTAEVPSWGWQLPVAVLLTAGAVALLAPRVGRPLVGVVGGALAVLAAPAVTATPWPLVLVADLAAATALLLVVVARPRRRNPTVVVTALTAAVLLGHALLVGCAAPAGAGAVLAVLAVLGAVVAAQGRRGRGAQPVIAGVALAVALLAVPAGVAVALLGLGAPAWWQLRAGTAAVALPVAAVLAVRRHWPDLHGYASAGLAVALAAVGLGPLVVPGAESMALYAAVGALLALAAGGGARPGPAPEAAGVALAGLALLAAAPVALAVLLDLPVRPWSGVPAVEPVPGAARAGLVLVLLGAVAAAYARIATPGRRAAADAPTWWLPALAALPFGAVAVPVLLAAAGAPWPVVPGLVFGAGVAALLLAALAGPRPAALPVLLPLGVVLTAPGLGGLLATRAGTLAGLGVLVVAAAVAGAAGRPAEVRLVGWLGAVAAATGFAVTAALAGGLPLRTAGFAVLAVAAVTLHATPTLRTRTARAGGPAGALALEAAAQAVALLGLLLTVGALRHAAAVCVLWGLAVAVRVLRRGETPARRWGFAAVAGGSELLGGWLLLAAGGVTVLEAYTLPAAALALGAGLLALRSRPGLNSWLALGPGLGAALLPSLVSVLAAPDPQPARRLALGLVALGAVLGGATRRWQAPVLLGAATLVPLALHELARGWDLLPRWIFLGLGGLALIALAATYERRRRDLARLRAAVGGMR
- a CDS encoding fatty acid desaturase family protein, producing MTSSTLTAPAARRGSDYARLSRRVAAAGLFDRRPGRYAARIGITLGAFLAGWAVVVAVGDSWWQLPLAALMAVATTQVAFLGHDAGHRQMFRRRGPSEVAGLVAGNLAVGLSYGWWVDKHNRHHANPNHADEDPDVGAGALVWTYEQATATRGLSRWMARRQAWLFFPLLLLEGLALHVASVRALVGREPDGRWRTPVRHRAVEGLLLAAHAVGYLGLLFAVMSPGRALLFAAVHQGLWGLYMGCAFAPNHKGMPMPTAEDDLDFLRKQVLTSRNVRGGRFVDVALGALNYQIEHHLFPNMPRANLRRARPIVRAYCAEQGIPYVETGLFESYRQALAHLHEVGRPLRRG
- a CDS encoding FHA domain-containing protein, whose translation is MRFEISKVLDAIEGRVCTDPSLARAVVDLAEVIRWQDLDGGRPASLLRLGMVIDALSRQLEEDSVPVYAIVHRALLSDADLTSNERMVVRRWADDGLVEVLDQPGDRMLEVADLLGLPVLSRVRFDGLGGRWPWLGQAGRVLAPVPGAGGPVFIAHVGGGQTPASGSRSPAGAKLLARQWRCPEPGCALFGGGGGGGAFADLARVDRAPAGQPPPTLRNGVPSCPRHGTRLGDAGPRPRTAVLAVRIGGLVRRRFVLTETQPVLVGRAPDANGGVVLGQWLNDEARRWISRNHVRFELRVGEVIVTDTSTNGSGVRPGGSMAEPDRIPLAPQQSRVLGDGDLVELYPGVQIGRADEVTSDAKFSPTSVMAEAPTMAMRLPRP
- the rocD gene encoding ornithine--oxo-acid transaminase encodes the protein MIDDMLRTPSAVRDAERHTAHNYHPLPVVISSAEGSWLTDVDGRRYLDCLAGYSALNFGHRHPKLIEAAHAQLDRLTLTSRAFIHDQFADFCRELAALCGKDLVLPMNTGAEAVETGIKVARKWGYQVKGVTPGQANIVVAEGNFHGRTTTIVSFSTDEDARADFGPYTPGFTVVPYGDLAALTAAIDENTVAVLLEPIQGEQGVVVPPEGYLPGVRQVCTDRNVLFIADEIQSGLGRTGATFACEHEGVVPDMYLLGKALGGGIVPVSAVAANADVLGVLKPGQHGSTFGGNPLACAVATEVVRLLATGEFQRRSAELGERLHAGLRGLVGKGLVAVRGRGLWAGLDIDPALMTGREACERLMERGVLAKDTHGSTIRLAPPLVITEEEIDHAVAQLAAVLAG